A genome region from Anastrepha obliqua isolate idAnaObli1 chromosome 4, idAnaObli1_1.0, whole genome shotgun sequence includes the following:
- the LOC129245759 gene encoding rRNA 2'-O-methyltransferase fibrillarin, which translates to MGKPGFSPRGGGRGRGGGRGGGGDRGRGGFGGRGGGRGGGGGGGGSFRGGAGGRGGRGGGGRGGRGGGGAGGFKGGKTVVIEPHRHEGVFIARGKEDALVTRNFVPGSDVYGEKRISVETNGEKIEYRVWNPFRSKLAAAILGGVDKIHMPPGSKVLYLGGASGTTVSHVSDVVGPEGLVYAVEFSHRSGRDLINVAKKRTNIIPIIEDARHPHKYRMLVGMVDTIFADVAQPDQGRIVALNAQHFLKNGGHFVISIKASCIDSTAQPEAVFAAEVKKMQADKLKPQEQITLEPYERDHAVVVGVYRPPAKNVGS; encoded by the exons atgggAAAACCAG gTTTCTCACCACGCGGCGGAGGTCGTGGACGCGGTGGTGgacgtggtggtggtggtgatcGAGGCCGTGGAGGCTTTGGTGGACGGGGTGGTGgtcgtggtggtggtggtggcggtggcggtAGTTTTCGTGGTGGAGCTGGTGGACGTGGAGGAAGAGGTGGTGGAGGCCGTGGCGGTCGTGGCGGCGGTGGTGCAGGCGGCTTTAAAGGAG GTAAAACTGTTGTAATTGAACCCCATCGTCATGAGGGAGTTTTCATAGCGCGTGGAAAAGAAGATGCTTTGGTAACACGGAACTTCGTCCCAGGATCAGACGTTTACGGGGAGAAGCGTATATCAGTAGAG ACTAATGGCGAAAAAATTGAGTACCGAGTTTGGAATCCTTTTCGTTCAAAACTTGCAGCCGCAATTTTAGGTGGAGTGGATAAAATTCACATGCCTCCGGGCTCTAAGGTACTTTATCTAGGCGGTGCTTCCGGTACAACAGTGTCGCATGTATCGGATGTTGTAGGTCCTGAAGGTCTTGTATATGCCGTCGAATTTTCACATCGTTCGGGTCGCGATCTAATTAACGTCGCTAAGAAACGGACTAACATAATTCCTATAATTGAAGATGCTCGTCATCCTCATAAATATCGTATGCTCGTTGGAATGGTAGATACGATTTTTGCGGATGTAGCCCAACCAGACCAGGGTCGTATAGTCGCTTTAAATGCTCAACATTTTCTTAAGAATGGTGGACATTTTGTTATATCTATTAAAGCTTCTTGTATTGACTCAACTGCGCAACCCGAAGCTGTGTTTGCAGCAGAGGTGAAGAAAATGCAGGCCGATAAATTGAAACCGCAGGAGCAAATTACGCTAGAACCGTATGAACGCGATCACGCTGTTGTAGTCGGTGTTTATAGGCCACCAGCTAAAAATGTAGGCTCTTAG